In Rosa chinensis cultivar Old Blush chromosome 1, RchiOBHm-V2, whole genome shotgun sequence, a genomic segment contains:
- the LOC112196681 gene encoding LRR receptor-like serine/threonine-protein kinase GSO1 — MASHNTFIHLLLLVHFFLQATAFANSRTANQSFSAACIEEERKALLEFKKGPFQGLPSWVGEDCCNWYGIACSNQTGHVISVDLSLYAPSVPVPKSIGNLSHLHILNLSGYAFSGPLPTSIGNLPHLQTLVLSETAISGPLPASIGNLSHLQTLVLSRNRISGPLPKSIGNLSHLHFLTLSGHAFSGPLPTSIGNLPHLQTLLLSGTTISGPIPKSIGNLPHLQTLVLSDTAISGPIPKSIGNLPHLQTLVLSDTAISGPIPKSIGNLPHLQTLVLSETAISGPIPESIGNLSHLQTFVLSGNAISGQLPTSIGNMDLSINVISGPIPKSIGSLPRLQILHLSHNTISGPLPMSIGNLSHLQALDLTENAISGPLPTSIGDLANLRMLALSDNLISSPLPTSIGNLSCLQILDLAGNPKLNGTIPESIGQLSELTGLFLRSDSRDGIISENHFQNLTKLIQFDLSCPASNSLVFNVSHNWIPVFNLSSLSITDCKLMSPAFPAWLRTQAFLTNINLSNVGISDTIPDWFPRISPFLEQVDLSKNQLRGRLPKSVNSLLKEVYLDINSLEGSLPLWPNVTDLNLASNRFSGPIPLNIGNQMPMLSSLDLSRNNIHGTIPLFGNSTSLVALDFSRNYLSGSIPMDWSGLTDLRYLDLSNNNLSGQPFTMCSQLPTLRWLRLSNNNFSGELPVFLQLCQSLAALDLSGNKFSGALPEWIGESLSSLSYLLLGANMLTGNIPQQLCGLPYLQVLDLSHNNLSGSIPRCLGKLERLTKVELEELTIGNDLIHLNPMHMDLNVKGVEYDYTAYLVKLLTKIDLSSNNLWGEIPKEMTNLTALGSLNLSHNHLTGKIPDGIGSLHLLEALDLSSNHLFGPIPSSMTSMTSLSKLNLSHNNFSGPIPSTNQFLTFNDLTSFEGNSGLCGQQLPTECSSSSNNDKDPEVEEDKYEKIWLYGSTGFGFIVGFWAVFGSLVIKRS, encoded by the coding sequence ATGGCGAGCCACAATACTTtcattcatcttcttcttcttgttcatttTTTCCTTCAAGCCACAGCTTTTGCAAACTCTAGGACTGCTAATCAGAGTTTCAGTGCGGCTTGCATTGAGGAGGAGAGGAAGGCCCTCCTTGAATTCAAAAAAGGCCCTTTTCAAGGGCTTCCTTCTTGGGTTGGGGAAGACTGCTGCAACTGGTATGGCATAGCCTGCAGTAACCAAACAGGCCATGTCATCTCGGTAGACCTCTCCTTGTATGCACCCTCTGTTCCAGTTCCGAAATCAATTGGAAACCTGTCACATTTGCACATCTTAAACCTCTCAGGATATGCCTTCTCCGGTCCACTGCCAACGTCAATAGGAAACCTGCCACATTTGCAGACCTTGGTGCTCTCAGAAACTGCAATCTCTGGTCCACTTCCGGCGTCAATAGGAAATCTGTCACACTTGCAGACCTTGGTGCTCTCAAGAAATCGAATCTCTGGTCCACTTCCGAAATCAATTGGAAACCTGTCACATTTGCATTTCCTAACCCTCTCAGGACATGCCTTCTCCGGTCCACTGCCAACGTCAATTGGAAACCTGCCACATTTGCAGACCTTGTTGCTGTCAGGAACTACAATCTCTGGTCCAATTCCGAAGTCAATAGGAAACCTGCCACATTTGCAGACCTTGGTGCTCTCAGACACTGCAATCTCTGGTCCAATTCCCAAGTCAATAGGAAACCTGCCACATTTGCAGACCTTGGTGCTCTCAGACACTGCAATCTCTGGTCCAATTCCCAAGTCAATAGGAAACCTGCCACATTTGCAGACCTTGGTGCTCTCAGAAACTGCAATCTCTGGTCCAATTCCCGAGTCAATAGGAAACCTGTCACATTTGCAGACCTTTGTGCTCTCAGGCAATGCAATCTCTGGTCAACTTCCTACTTCTATAGGAAATATGGACCTCTCAATCAATGTAATTTCTGGTCCAATTCCGAAGTCAATAGGAAGCCTCCCACGGTTGCAGATACTTCACCTCTCACACAATACAATCTCCGGTCCCCTTCCGATGTCTATAGGCAATTTGTCACATTTGCAGGCTCTGGACCTCACAGAAAATGCAATCTCTGGTCCACTTCCCACATCAATAGGAGATCTGGCAAATTTACGCATGCTGGCCCTTTCTGACAACTTAATCTCCAGTCCACTACCCACGTCAATAGGAAATCTGTCATGTTTACAGATCCTGGACCTTGCTGGAAACCCAAAATTGAATGGAACCATTCCAGAAAGTATTGGACAACTTAGCGAATTGACAGGGTTGTTCCTTCGGAGTGATTCACGGGATGGGATCATATCTGAAAATCATTTCCAGAACCTCACAAAATTGATACAGTTTGATTTATCATGTCCTGCATCTAACTCTCTTGTTTTCAACGTCAGTCACAACTGGATTCCTGTTTTCAATCTTTCGTCTCTTTCTATCACTGATTGCAAGCTAATGAGCCCTGCATTTCCAGCATGGCTGAGAACTCAAGCATTCCTTACTAATATAAACCTCTCAAATGTTGGAATTTCAGACACAATACCTGATTGGTTTCCGAGAATTTCACCATTCCTTGAACAGGTGGATCTTTCTAAGAACCAGTTAAGGGGAAGGCTTCCTAAATCGGTAAATTCTCTTCTAAAGGAGGTTTATTTGGATATCAACAGTTTGGAGGGTTCCCTTCCACTTTGGCCAAATGTAACGGATCTCAACTTGGCAAGCAATAGATTTTCAGGACCAATACCCTTGAACATTGGCAATCAGATGCCAATGTTGTCTAGTCTAGATCTTTCAAGGAATAATATACACGGTACTATTCCCCTTTTTGGGAATAGCACTAGTTTGGTTGCTCTTGACTTCTCAAGAAATTATTTATCAGGAAGTATTCCTATGGATTGGTCAGGTTTAACAGACCTCAGGTACCTAGATCTTTCCAATAACAATCTATCTGGCCAACCCTTCACCATGTGCTCGCAACTACCAACTCTTCGATGGTTGAGATTAAGCAACAACAACTTTTCCGGGGAGCTTCCAGTGTTCTTGCAACTATGTCAATCGCTGGCTGCACTGGATCTTTCAGGAAACAAATTCTCCGGGGCCTTACCAGAGTGGATTGGAGAAAGCCTATCGTCATTGTCATATCTACTTCTAGGAGCAAACATGCTTACTGGAAATATACCTCAGCAGCTATGTGGTCTCCCCTATCTTCAGGTTTTAGACCTTTCTCATAATAATTTATCAGGTTCCATCCCTAGATGTCTTGGCAAATTGGAAAGACTGACAAAAGTAGAGTTGGAAGAACTGACAATAGGAAATGACCTGATCCATTTAAATCCTATGCATATGGACTTAAATGTCAAAGGAGTAGAATATGATTATACTGCATATCTCGTAAAACTACTAACCAAGATAGACCTATCAAGTAATAATCTATGGGGAGAAATACCGAAAGAGATGACAAATCTCACTGCCTTGGGTAGCTTGAATTTGTCACATAACCATTTGACTGGAAAGATACCAGATGGTATCGGAAGTTTACATCTGTTAGAAGCTCTTGACCTCTCTAGTAACCATCTATTCGGTCCAATTCCTTCAAGCATGACCTCCATGACTTCACTAAGCAAATTGAACTTGTCACATAACAACTTTTCTGGGCCAATTCCATCAACCAACCAGTTCCTTACCTTCAACGATCTAACCTCATTTGAAGGGAACTCAGGGCTTTGTGGGCAGCAATTGCCAACCGAATGCAGCTCATCCTCCAACAATGATAAGGATCCGGAGGTTGAAGAAGATAAGTACGAAAAAATATGGTTGTATGGAAGCACAGGATTCGGGTTCATTGTGGGATTTTGGGCTGTGTTTGGCAGCTTGGTGATAAAGAGGTCATGA
- the LOC112196696 gene encoding metacaspase-1 translates to MVISNNGGQRQQMGYCCNCQTQIPLPSEANSPGSPHSVVTYNVYVGCSCTNVSDIQVIGNIGDHNGSFYVRNTTPPPLPYNHAPPGLPPNVYGRKKAVICGISYKKSPHELKGCINDAKCMRNLLINEFEFPEDSIIMLTEEKTDPCKIPYKNNIERELRWLVRGCQHGDSLLFYFSGHVSRLRKLYPHDEEDRYHETLCPLEFETQGMIVDDWINATIVRPIPDGVKLHAIIDCSHSGTILDLPWLCRMDGGGNYRWDKASGIGKGTSGGEVICISGCVDHQTSTETQSITSTGTMTSCFIQAIESGQAATYGSLLDLMRNNIRSRDAVTYLAGMLQTGGSVGGGRLRQDPQLSACKQFHVYQKPFAL, encoded by the exons ATGGTGATAAGCAATAACGGTGGCCAACGACAACAAATGGGGTACTGTTGCAATTGCCAGACCCAGATCCCGCTGCCTTCTGAGGCCAACTCTCCGGGCT ccccccatagtGTTGTAACCTACAATGTCTATGTAGGTTGCAGTTGCACTAATGTTTCTGATATTCAAGTTATTGGAAACATTGGGGACCATAATGGAAGTTTTTATGTTCGCAACACTACTCCCCCTCCCTTGCCCTACAACCACGCGCCGCCGGGACTTCCGCCGAACGTGTACGGCCGGAAGAAGGCTGTGATCTGCGGGATATCGTATAAAAAGTCGCCGCATGAGCTCAAGGGTTGCATCAATGATGCCAAATGCATGCGTAATCTCCTCATCAACGAGTTCGAGTTTCCGGAAGACTCCATTATCATGCTCACTG AAGAAAAAACTGACCCATGTAAGATTCCCTATAAAAACAACATTGAAAGGGAATTACGTTGGCTTGTACGAGGATGTCAACATGGTGACTCCCTCCTGTTTTACTTCTCTGGTCATGTTTCAAGGCTGAGGAAGCTGTATCCTCATGATGAAGAAGATAGATATCATGAAACCCTCTGTCCCCTTGAGTTCGAAACCCAGGGTATGATTGTTGATGATTGGATAAATGCAACAATTGTTAGGCCAATTCCAGATGGGGTCAAGCTTCATGCAATTATAGATTGTTCTCATAGTGGCACCATCTTGGATTTGCCATGGCTTTGCAGAATGGACGG GGGTGGAAACTATAGATGGGACAAGGCATCAGGCATAGGGAAAGGAACAAGTGGTGGAGAAGTTATATGTATCAGTGGCTGTGTTGACCATCAAACCTCTACGGAAACACAATCA ATCACATCAACAGGTACCATGACTTCCTGCTTCATCCAAGCAATCGAGAGTGGACAGGCAGCCACATATGGGAGCTTACTCGATCTTATGCGTAATAACATTCGAAGTAGGGATGCTGTTACATATCTTGCCGGCATGCTTCAAACAGGCGGAAGTGTTGGTGGTGGTAGGCTAAGACAG GATCCTCAATTAAGTGCATGCAAGCAGTTCCATGTGTACCAGAAACCTTTTGCCCTGTAA